The Caproicibacterium amylolyticum genome includes the window GGCCTTACAAATGTGGAAGTTAAATAAATCATCTTACGGGAGCAAGTTTGCTCCTGTTTTTTTATTCGGTAGGAAGTAGAAAGGACTGAAGTAAAACGTATGATTCCTATTAAAATTAAGGAGATTTCTGTTTGTCATGGCAACAAAGTGGTCGACAACACACCTTATCTGGAACACTTCAAAAAGCAGGGTAAAGATGTGGAGCATTTCTTGCATGATGTAATCGGCAGAGATAAGCGGTATTTATTTGACAGCGAAGAGGATAACAGCCTGACTTACGGGATTTTGGCAGCGAAGGATGTGCTGAAAAAAACGGGATACAGCGGTTCTGATATGGATCTTATCGTTTTTTGCAGTCAGCTTCCCGAGTATATTGCGCCGCCGTGCTGCATGCACATTCACCACGCAATCGGTGGAAAAAGCGAATGCATTTGTTACGATATGAACGTGAATTGCGCCGGTATGACAATTGCACTGGAACAAGTCAGTAAATACATGTCCGTAACACCATCTGTAAATAAGGCGCTGATTGTTGGGTGCGATTACATTAATATGACGGTTGACCCTAACAGCGAGTACACCTATGGACACTACGGAGATGCTTCGTGTGCGTACGTTCTGGAAAAGACAGAGGAGCCATGCGGGCTGATTGACTCTGTTTACGATATGAAATCCGAAGAACACAACAATATTCTATTCCCCGGCTGCGGTTTTTCAAAGCTTTTTAAAGTGAAAGATCCGGCGGAACTGCGCCTGCGGTGGATTCCGTTCGACAGCAACGTTCCCAAAACGGCGACGGAAGGAATTATTAAAATTCTGAAACGAAATAACCTGCAGGTGTCAGACGTGAAAATGTTCTGCCTTT containing:
- a CDS encoding 3-oxoacyl-[acyl-carrier-protein] synthase III C-terminal domain-containing protein, which codes for MIPIKIKEISVCHGNKVVDNTPYLEHFKKQGKDVEHFLHDVIGRDKRYLFDSEEDNSLTYGILAAKDVLKKTGYSGSDMDLIVFCSQLPEYIAPPCCMHIHHAIGGKSECICYDMNVNCAGMTIALEQVSKYMSVTPSVNKALIVGCDYINMTVDPNSEYTYGHYGDASCAYVLEKTEEPCGLIDSVYDMKSEEHNNILFPGCGFSKLFKVKDPAELRLRWIPFDSNVPKTATEGIIKILKRNNLQVSDVKMFCLSQYVYKNIEIIREILGVEASQSLYIGDEYGYTGTTSPFIVLYEAIERGMVKRGDKIVFWTVGAGAENITVLYQY